The nucleotide sequence ACAAACACAGTAAACTTGGACTGAAATCCCCTCTGTAATATGATTGTGGCTTTCGAGGTCAATTAGTGATGCATTTAAAAATAACATGAAAATAAACACTATTTACTCAGAAGCTTACATGTTGTTTTAGGAACTCCGCTCATAATAATGTGTGTCACTCGCCTCGTAAAAGAATTGAAATTGTGCAATCTCCTACAAGTAGCAGTTTGAGGCTGCAGGATGGTGCACATTTTAATGCAGCTCCGAGTTAAAATTTTGCTATCATGCCAGTGCGATGGACAAATTTCTGACCATATTCACTTACTTACAGCAGATGAAGATGCTTTTAAACTTCTGTGGGAGATGAAGATGCGAAAAAGACAAGGGAAACCAAATCTACCAGACACTGTCACTGAACTTGGCACTGAAGATGGCTGTAAGGTCTACCTAGTTGGCACAGCTCACTTTAGTGAGAGTAGCAGAAAAGATGTTGTAACGGTAAAAATGGACAATGTAACTTTTTAGGAAACACAATTGTCTTGAGTTTATCCAAGTATTTAAACAAAGGATAAATACTGAAGCAATAGAATCTTGAACGATTGCAGCATGCACTGCAGATGTTCTAATTTAATGCAAAACAGCCTCTTCATCATAAACCAATTTGGAGACTAATGTTTTTGTTGTGGGCTTGAGGGATTGCAATCATCATTTCTTTTCAATAAGTTAAAGTTGAAAACAATTTTTGTTGGGCAGCGATTCCACAAACATCAGTAGTGTTTGTGCAATTGCTGtaagtttttatttcaatgtACTTTTGATACTTTTCAGATTCTCGATATGCAATATATGATTTTCTTAAATCTCTCTCCACCCAAAGAaagcttgggctggattctccaatcgccgacgctgaaatcgcgttcggcaaacgGTCAGAGAATCCAAATTCTCGACTAAATTGGTGGCGgcgccactttcgcgatgctccgccccctccaaagcagcttaCTCGGAGAGTACTCTATGCCACATATCGAGGCCCGCCCCCGACCGATGAGTTCCCAACggtgcgggacacgtgtggtctcatccgtcgggaactcggcctggcggttgcggactcagtccagcgccgtcacagtcgggggagggccgatccacgggtgggggggggggacattattcggggctgggggcactataGTGGGGCTGTCCGGGACgcacgagccggccaaaggagGAGTCTATTTTGCGGCCCGGGTCTGCAAGCGggctccgccatgaagcacggcgcggctgctgtaggccaccgccatgtgcgtgcGCGGTCATGgttccagcaattctccaggtcgtatcggcagctagagccgggtgctctacgctgcctccctgctagcccccaggcaAAACGGGGAATTCgtcgttttgcaccagttttctgtTCCCACGCAGGCGTGGggtcatagccccagaattggagaatccagccttgtaTTTATAATTCATTCACCCTGTGAACTCTTGGAACAAATGCcttctaaattaaaaagaaagggagtagcacagtggttagcactcttgccttacagcgccagtgacccgggttcaattctggccttgggtgactgtgtggagtttgcacgttttccccatgtctgggttttctccaggtgctctggtttccttacacaatccaaaggtgtgctggttaggtggattggccatgatcaatgcgagggattacggggatagggtggaggagtgggccttggCCTAGGTATAGTGCTgcttcagaggttcggtgcagactctggaccgaatggccttctaaacggtagggattctatgaatttatcATGATCAAGAAGTGCTGTTTGCCACTGTTTATTgtgaaagaggaaagcagcctatggtcatctgggactaatgACTATACAGTCTAGTGTGGTAGTATGGTACTGCTGTAACTTGTTAGGAAGGTACTTTTTCATACTAGTTTTAAAGTGAGTTAGTTGTGCTCAAGTATCAATTGGGACAGGAAGGATGGTAGGAGTGAAATTTGTTTGAAGATTTGTATAGATTGGTAACGCATGTAATTGTTGACCCTATTAAGCAGAATGAAGTCTTATCTGAACTCGTTATTGCTCACTATGTCTTCCATATTAGaacatagatcagtacagcacagaacaggccctttggccctcgatgttgtgccgagccttgtccgaaaccaagatcaagctatcccactccctgtcattctggtgtgctccatgtgcctatacaataacagcttgaaagttcctaaagtgtccgactccactatcacagcaggcagtccattccacaccctaaccactctgagtaaagaacatacctcggatatccctcctatatctcccaccctgaaccttatagttatacccccttgtaacagctacatccacccaaggaaatagtctctgaatgtccactctatctatccccctcatcatcttataaacctctattaagtcgcctctcatcctcctccgctccaaagagaaaagccctagctccctcaacctttcctcataagacctatcctccaaaccaggcaaaatcctggtaaatctcctttgcaccctttccaatgcttgcacattcttcctataatgcggtgaccagaactgcacacaatactccaaatgtggtctcaccagggtcatgtgcagttacagcataaccccacgactcttaaactcaagcaccccctcgtcacatcctcaaaagaattcaatgaggcttgtgaggcatgacctgcccttcgcaaagccatgctgactatgtttaatcaaactatgtttttctaaataatcataaaccctatctctcagaatcctttccaatattttgctcaccacagacgtaaaacTAATGGGTCTGTAATTCTCAGGGATTTCCCCATtccttttcttgaacaggggaacaacattcacctccctccagtcatccggtactactccagtggagagcaaggacgcaaagatcatcgccaatggcgtagcaatctcctccctcgcttcccgtagtaatcttgagtatatcccgtcaggcccaggggacttatctatctgatgcttttcaaagtttccagcacatcctccttcttaatatcaacctgtttgagtctattaacctggttcacactgttctcatgagcaacaaagtccctctctctagtgaatactgaagcaaaatattcatatagggcctcccccatctcctgagactctaggcacaagttgcctccactatccctgattggccctactctcactctgatcatcctcttatttctcacataagtgtagaatgccttggggttttccctaatccttcccgccagggctttttcatgtccCCTTCCAGCATATTTTATTGTTTTATCATTATTGCCATTTCATCATGCTGTACAGTGCAAATAATACTTATTTAGTTAGCTCTGTTACATCAGAAGTAGTATATAATTTCTCTGAATCATTCAGTTACCCAAATAGTTATGGTTCCTGGCATGTTTTGATGAGGAGCAACCTGTTGTTTGTATTACCACTGCACAAGTTTTCTGCCATAGCATTCAATGGAGCTTCTGAGTTGGTTGATCAGAGCTGGTGGAGTTTTATATCACTAGCTTCAGATTTTAAAAGTGCTCTTGTTCTGATCTTGTAATAGAAGTATTACAATTGACCTAATATAATGTGGGGAAAACATCTTGGTTCCCTGCTCTTTACAGGATTGAAGCAGTACCTGCTGGTTGAGTGCAGTTATGGGAAGCTGAAGCACATTGTGGTTGACTAACCTACTAACATTTAAAATTCAAGATCTTGCATGAAGTATGGCCACTGGGAAAGATTAAAACACAGTAGCAGCTACAAGAACCTATTCTGGAGGCATTGGCACAAAGATGGGAATCTTCCTTTTCTTGAAGTTGGAAAGCAGATTTTTACACTGGGCATCAGTAAAGGGCAAATAAAATTATTCTAAACATCAATTGTGAGATATAATCAGTTCTCTTGGTATAGAATGCTAGAAACTAGTTGCACACTGAGTTGACATCCAGCGTAGTCTGTGATACAGGTGATGAACTAGGGGTAGATGACTAAGGTGATACAGTGCCATTGCTGCAGATGTGATATTGCCATGTAATGGGTTCACATGAGGCAAATTCATCACATTTGTGGACCTGAGGATTTATAGTGGTTGACAGGAACTGATATAAAATTCTGATTACAAATAGATACATGATTTTTTATTATGCCTTTCAAATCAAAGTACCTGTGCACTTTATACACTTATAAAATTCAGTAGCCATTCAGTGTTGACGTATTTCAAATAGAACAGCTCATGAAATCCATTTGGTTCTCCTTCCTGTTGCAAGCACATTTCTGTGAGCATGGTGTTTATTACTTTGTATTTTGTCCCAGACCATTCAAGAAGTACAACCGGATGTGGTCGTTGTGGAACTGTGTCAGTACAGAGTCTCCATGCTCAAGATGGATGAAAAGACTTTGCTTAAGGAAGCCAGGGAAATCAATCTGGACAAGTTGCAACAAGCTATAAAACAGGTACTCCATTTAGGCTGACCTTTCCATGCTCAATACTAATCAAAGGTGGAATTTACAGGTTTATACAAAAATAATTTCACATTTTATGCTGATTGGAAGAGTTGAGAAAGTATAGTAAACTGAGGAATCATGTAGAAAAAGACAAAGCCAATGTACAGAGAAAATATGGGATTTTAAACAAAAGACAATTGAACAAGAGAGCTGGTTACAGAGTTGTGGGGTGAAAGAGTTGGCAGAGGCTCAATGAGCTGATTGCTCCCCTTCTGTAAGTTTACCGAGTCTCCTATCATTGACTCTTTCACCTATTTTCTTACTAGGGTAATGTACTGTAAAGTTTTTCGCTGTTTTTCTCAAAGATGAATCCTGCTGGAAAAATACAATTTTGGTTCATTAGATCAGTATCCCTCTACAGCCATCTTTTTGCCAAACACAAGGCCTTTTAAAATCACTGAAGTTATCAGCCTCATTTTGCTGTTCTGGGCATTCTATTCAAAATATTCATCATCCTCCTTGTTGTGTCTGATTTTCATCCCATGCCCCCTTGGTTTCAAGGTCAAATTATGTTTATATCCTTAAGTATCTTGAATATCTCAGTTAGTATTCAAGTATAAAAAAACTCATAGAACGAATAGTAATTACAAGATAATTCTTTGCTGTACGTTTACCATCTTTGTTACTCGTATTGTGACCAAAACTGTACCATTACTATCGATGGGCATGAAGTAATGGTGTTGAGCTATGTAACAGATTCAATTTGTCTTTTGTCCACTGCTGTACATTGCAGATGATTCAATGATCTGGCTACCAATAACCCCGGGTCATTTTCCTATGATGTCTCTTGCAGACTAACACATTCAACTTAATAGTTgtaatgtttatttttttcttcGTCGTGCTTTGGATTGTTTCTTGTTTCATAGCTCATAAACCCATTCGCTACTTCAATCCCCATCTGCAGTTATATTGCAGTTCAGGACACAATGAGGACATACTGACGCCAGCAAAAGTGCAGCAGAAAATTATCCATCCAATAGCTGGTATAAAATACTTGAGCTAATGGAAACTGAGTTTGTTTACACTAGAGAAGACGAAGGTGACTTcacaaaagcaaattattgtagatgctggagatctgaaataataaCTGAAAATGCTGAGAACATTCAGCAGGTGTAGTGAAAAAGTTAACATTTAAGGTCTGTGACCTTTTATCAGACTCTGGACAAATAGTTGCTACAGAACTCAAGTCTTGCCTAAAATGTGCTGTCAATCCATGTGGTTAAACATCCATTGTTCttggcattttaaagatctcGATGTTGTGTCTCAATGTTCTTTACTACATTGAAAGTTGGTTAATCCTGAGATAGATATGTTCAAGTCAAATATGTTCTACTGGGCCGCAGGtgccacagtgtttagcactactgcctcacggtgctgagggcttgggttcgatcccggccccaggtcactgtcctgtccatgtagagtttgcaccttctccccttgtctgtgtgggtctcggccccacaacccaaagatgtgcagggtaggtgaattgaccccgctaaattgtcccttaattggaaaaggaaaataattggatactctaaatttattttttaaatttaaaaatgttcTAATTTCAGAAGTGTATTTTAACGTGTTTATATGAGATCAAAATAGTTTCAAATCCTCAATTCTCTGTTTTTTAAACAAATAGCTTAAGTAGCATTTATTAGGTCTTGTACATGGAAGCATTGTTAAGTTTAAtttgtttgtatttttaaaaagtaagttgTGCCTCATTTCAATAACATACACTTGTTGGAATTTCATCATGTGGTAATTGACTCAGCTATTGAATTATTTCTGAAGATGAAGTACATCCGGTGTAATAATGTTACTTGAGTGGGTTTTAATTTGAAAATTGTACTTTATTATCCTCCTTGATGGTATTTTTAATATGTTTACAAAAATCCACAATGCATTATGAATTGTCATTTCAGTGACCAAGTACCAGAAGCATATGCCAGAAATGCTGTGATAACTTGTTCAATCCCATTAATCCTCATTGTCAAACTTGCCTCAGTGGTGGCACTCTGAGCTCTTTAGAGGATTTGGGGGTTTATGGCTCACTTCAACATCCGAGTAGAAAACCTGGGCTGCAGCACTCTAGGGCATTGCCTGATTTGAGGTGTTGTCATTCGGATGAAACAAGCCTCCccttaaaatattttattgcacTGTTAAGAGCAGGGTATTTCACTCCTGGCCATTTTACTTCTGTCAGCTAGCACCACCAAACACCGATTGACTGGTTATTCTTTGTTTTtttagacttttaaaaaatgttattggagttgctggctgggccatcatttattacccattcctagttgcccttcagaaggtggtggtggtggtgatctaTCTTCATAAACCACTGctgtccctgaggtgcaggtacattcacagtgctgctagggaaggaattccaggactttgacccaacgacagtggaggaacggcgatatatttccaagtcaggatgatgggtGACTTGACGgggtacctccaggtggtggttttgctgctcttgtctttctagatggtagtgatcgtgggtttggaaggtgctgcaaagGAAccgagtccctgcagtgcattttgtagatgttaCACAGCTGCCCCTGTTCATCGATGGTGGggggactgaatgtttgtggaaggagtagcaATCTAGTGGACTgttttgtgctggatggtgtcaagcttcttgactaTTATTGCAGCTGCTCTCAACtcggcaaatggagagtattctatcacactactgagttgtgccttgtagatggtggacaggttttgggggctcaggagatgagttacttgccacaggattcctagcctttgacctgctctggtagctgcagtatttataaagctagtctagttcagtttctggtcaatggttaccCCCAATACgttgatagttggggattcagcgatggtagtgccattgaaagtcaaggggcaatggttaaatCATTGCCTAAAAGAAATACATTGACCATAGTTCAAAAGTAATTTGTTACCCGCAGAGCATTTTAGGGCGTCCTGATGACGTTAATGACACTATACATCCTGCCTTTCTCCCGtaccctgtctctttctctctttgtcactttctctctcttttgcctGCATTTTCCTCTGTTTTCCAGTCTTTCTCGTCTTTCCTTTTTCTCTATCCTTTCTTCCCAGTAAAGCTAATAATACTCTGCTTTTTCATTTTGGATAATAACGTTAAATGGGAACGATTTTCATCACCTTGACCAGTTTAGGTTAGTGAAAATTCCTTGTGAAGTCATCCAAACCCAAGATTCTGCTAAAATTTCTAATAATCTGTATTTGTACATCTGTATTCATCACTTGTATGAAATGGCTTTTCTTCCCTGATCCCTTGATTTTCCACATATATCAATAGTGTAGTCTGATTTTGCAGGTGCACAGAGAAATTAAAATTGGCTTTTGGTCTCCTAATCTCAATCCAGTTTATTTGTAAAAATGATTGTTCTTCCAAGAATTAGCTTTTTTGCATAGAAAAGAAATTGGTAAACTTGGCAGTCAGCAAAATGAAAGCCCTTTTGCGAACAACCTGAGTGGCTTTCAGATGCCCAGATTGACTGGATGCGATTAAACAttttttcccccacccccaatagccAAGATGAATTTCTCAGTAAACCTTTATGTAAAGATTAAATGGGGTATTCTTTTAAAATAAGAATTGTACAGATTGGTCATGCTCGGGCAGTGATATACCATTCTTTTGACTGCTTAACAAGGTTTTTTGCATCTGGTTTTAATAGAATGGAGTAATGTCTGGATTAATGCAGATGCTATTGTTGAAGGTCTCTGCTCACATCACTGAACAGCTGGGTATGGCCCCAGGAGGCGAATTCAGGGAGGCCTTCAAGGAGGTAGGCATTCAACTTATCAGCTATTGAAATTAAGAAGTCTCGCCTGTGCTTGTATATCCTGACCGCAACGACAATGAAATGCAATAAATGGACATTTATTTTGAGTATTATATTTTAGCAACATTTATGGGTAAATTGTATGTATTTGAGATGAATAGTAAGGTCTTATAAATTTGAGTTTCGTTTATACAAGAGTATTTGGGGTGGCATAATACATCAGTATTCTGTTTCAGTGGTGATTAATGAGTAATGAATATTGGCCAAAACATTGGCGGATTTCCATGCTTCTCTCTGATTACAACCATTGGATAGTTTTAATTATCTCTCAGAATATGGGTGTCACTGACGGTTAATATTTACTACCgctccttaattgtccttgaacagTGGTGATGTGCCACCTTTTGAGCTCCAATATGATTTAATAGAACTGAATCAATCAACAGACACTTCAGAGGGTAGAAACAACCATGTTGGTGTGGGACCAGAGTCACAAACATAGGACAGAACGAACAAGGACATCAGAATTCATTCCCTACAGGTCATTAGTTTTTATGGCAACAAACAGATTCTTGGCCACTTTCTCTCTCTGGTAACACCTTTTTAATTCCATCTTTAAATAGAATTCCAGTTCCCAAACTGTCGTGATCAGATTTGAACTTTGATTGTCTGCAATATTAATCCATGATTCTAGATTACACATCTATTAACAAAGCCACCAGGGTACCATGTCCTGGCAATGGTCCTTTCATCACATTTAAAAGATGACCCCTTCAACAGTACTCTCTCAGTTCTGTTCTGCCagtctagattatgtgctcagTTTCTGAGGTGAGGCTTGAACACTTCAAAGTGCAAATATTCCCATTGAGGCAAGAAAAGGAGTGGTATCCTCTTGACTATGTATGTCTGTAATGGTCACCCATTTTGGATAAAAGTTTCTGGATACAGAAGGGTGTATTGAAATGTAACCTTTTGTGAAAAATGCATTTCAAAAACTTGTCAAATTTTCTGTGTTTCAGGCTGGAAAAGTGCCTTTTTGTAAGTTTCATCTTGGGGACAGGCCCATCCCCATCACTTTTAAAAGGGCCATTGCTGCACTTTCTATCTGGCAAAAGGTCAAATTAGCCTGgggtctctgtttcctgtctgatcCTATCAGGTATGAATAAATACTTCATAATTTGGGGGAATTGTAGGCTTCCATAATGCTTCAATAGTGCAATTTAAATTATACAATACTGTGGTGTTCTGCTGAAATACAAGAcataataaataaaaatattggCAATCTTGTAATATTCTTTAAGCATCAATGGAGAGGTCTTCCTTAGTGGTCAAGTTAATCTTTATATTTTGTGACTAAGCttttttacataaatttagagtacccaatttttttttcccaattaaggggacatataacgtggccaatccatctaacctacacatcttgtgAGTtgtggtgaaacccacacagacagtgtgacTAAGCTAAAAATATTTTCCTTCTAAGTAAATCGGCAAATTAAGTATTAAGTCTGGATATAACTGTTTATGTCATGACTGACTATCGTGATTTTTGACTTCTGGCAAAAGAATCTGATATGATTGCATATTGTTGTACAGATACATTTTTGTATGCTAATTCAGTATTTCTTCAACATTGAAATCATCTTGATAAATCATTTAACCTTTCCTCTTGCAGCTTACAATGAAACAGAGTTAGCCATTCAGCTCCTTAAGCCTGTCCTATCGTTCCAATAGAATATGGCTGATTTGTAATGTACCTCAACTAGAGTTACCTCCATAACCTGTGATACCCTTCATAATAAGTCTTTCAGTGTGATCTTGTTACAATTAaggtttataaaattatgttTTGAGACTGTAGCTTAAAATTTAGGATAAATAAACGGGGCCATGCAATCTGCCTTAGACCTGTGCGTTTTAATTTCTGAGATCAAATTGTTTGACTTGCACTTAGAGACAATGGCAGGAGTCTGTTTGAGTCTCCCAAAGTTCCAGAAAGATGTTCAAGGTGCCATGTTTTAAATAGTTGTGCTGTAAACTGTCCATTTACTTTTgagattaaagaaaattggagtccAAGATAGCTAACAGTTCTACCTGAATGCAAGTTTAATGTGTTTCGCATTGCCATGAGGAAGAGGGCAGAGGAAGCAATTTTTGAGATCAGGTCACAGGGCTATCTACAAATCAGTGAATGTTATGGAAGCAGCAACGgttctgtggtcagcagagagAAAAGTCAGTGTTGTAAGCTATCACCACCGGATGTGGGAGGGAGGAAAGTCTTCAGTTGAGATGCTTCCAGGATATTGGTCCTGATATGACCAGTGGGGGAGAATAATCATCAGAACAGGCTTTATTGCTGGTGTTGGAATTAGGGATATCTCTGAAAACTCGGAAGTGGCTGGAGATAGTCACTTGAAATTGATCCATGGCAAAATGGAGCTATGGGAACCCATTGGAAGTTGAGAtgtagggtagcacggtagcatagtggttagcactgttacttcacagcgcaaggatcccaggttcgattcccagattgggtcactgtctgtgcggtgtctgcatgttctccctgtatctgcgtgggtttcttccgggttctcCGGCTTCCTCTCACAATTCCCGGaaggcatgctgttaggtgaattggacattctgaattctccctctgtacccgaacaggtgccggggtgtggcaactaggggcttttcacagtaacgtcattgcagtgttaatgtaagcctacttgtgacaataataaatattattattaagaagGACTGTAATTCAGTGGGCAGTACGATGGATGATGAGTATATATGCGGAGCATTCCTTTCTATTGTTTAAAGTATAAGTTGCCTCCAAAAATGAAATGGTGTTTAGTCAATAGTGTTTTTAGTcaatttgttacagtaaaagttttaaaaggtGAAATCTTGCTGTGTCATTCTTTCAGCTAATAATTGGAAGACAGCTTCTTTAGCTGCCACAGGTAATCACTTCAATTAAAACAtgcctcaatcttctaaactagTGGGAAAATAAATTTCCGCAACCTGTCATCATCATTTCTTGGGAAGTCCTCGTATAACTCTAGCTTCCAAGGCCAAAGTATCCTTTGagttagtgtccaaatatgtctCACCAAAGGCTCTGTACAACTGAAGGATCACTTCATCTCCTTTGAATTCAGTCCCTTTAAAAGtcaatagctttttaaaaaaaattaaattgctGCTTTGCAATAGTTTTCAGTAATTTGTGAACATGGATACATAAATCCTGTTGCGCCTCCTAGTGGCTCACAGAATCTGTCTATGTCCCATTATAACCATCTGCTCATATGTATGCAACCTATTCCAAATTtagaatcatctgcaaacatggatATGTagcttttcatttttcatccaaATAAACGATGAAAGACTGATCCCTGGAGAGCACCAAGGCACATTCCACCAACCAAAATGTTTCCTGCTCTCTTACTTGCCTCCTACTTCCA is from Scyliorhinus canicula chromosome 11, sScyCan1.1, whole genome shotgun sequence and encodes:
- the trabd gene encoding traB domain-containing protein isoform X1 — protein: MEEDQKEAEASLTPPAVSDDDPQNMSDIQQNLSDEDAFKLLWEMKMRKRQGKPNLPDTVTELGTEDGCKVYLVGTAHFSESSRKDVVTTIQEVQPDVVVVELCQYRVSMLKMDEKTLLKEAREINLDKLQQAIKQNGVMSGLMQMLLLKVSAHITEQLGMAPGGEFREAFKEAGKVPFCKFHLGDRPIPITFKRAIAALSIWQKVKLAWGLCFLSDPISKDDVEKCKQKDLLEQMMSEMIGEFPDLHRTIVAERDVYLAYMLKQAAKPLELPLALGPEPSQQIPSVVVGVVGMGHIPGIEKNWNNLLNIQELMSVPPPSLAAKVFKFAVKVTLMGLMGYGCYRVGKGTIQLMLSRPFIQRYLHTFTNEIF
- the trabd gene encoding traB domain-containing protein isoform X2, whose amino-acid sequence is MEEDQKEAEASLTPPAVSDDDPQNMSDIQQNLYEDAFKLLWEMKMRKRQGKPNLPDTVTELGTEDGCKVYLVGTAHFSESSRKDVVTTIQEVQPDVVVVELCQYRVSMLKMDEKTLLKEAREINLDKLQQAIKQNGVMSGLMQMLLLKVSAHITEQLGMAPGGEFREAFKEAGKVPFCKFHLGDRPIPITFKRAIAALSIWQKVKLAWGLCFLSDPISKDDVEKCKQKDLLEQMMSEMIGEFPDLHRTIVAERDVYLAYMLKQAAKPLELPLALGPEPSQQIPSVVVGVVGMGHIPGIEKNWNNLLNIQELMSVPPPSLAAKVFKFAVKVTLMGLMGYGCYRVGKGTIQLMLSRPFIQRYLHTFTNEIF